One genomic region from Stackebrandtia nassauensis DSM 44728 encodes:
- a CDS encoding ABC transporter ATP-binding protein, which produces MNQPVLSIRDLSVAFRTNGSDVTAVNGVSLDVPQGHTVAVVGESGSGKSTTAAAVNRLLPANGRITSGQVLFKGEDLADLSERRMRAIRGAGIGLVPQDPMSNLNPLLRVGDQVAEALEVHDRAHGRTAHARAVELLDSVGIPDAERRARQYPHEFSGGMRQRVLIAMGLACEPSLLIADEPTSALDVTLQRRILDQLDTLTTNLGTSVLLITHDLALAAERADTVAVMYHGEIVESGGAQDILADPQHEYTRRLLAAAPSLTSATTVAGPLEPEARPDATDLITVDKLTKRFPIRASGSSSEFTAVDEVGFTIPRGHTVSIVGESGSGKSTTANLILGLEKPSSGSIAFEGADITTMNQKETFALRRRVQPVFQNPYASLDPRYTVEQSIAEPLRVHRVGDKKSRHDTVVKLLDQVALPSTMAERLPHELSGGQRQRVAIARAIALSPDLVVLDEAVSALDVLVQAQILELLSELQRELGLSYLFISHDLAVVRLISHAVHVMRDGRIVESGTPQAIFANPQDDYTRELLAAIPGAGLAT; this is translated from the coding sequence ATGAACCAGCCAGTGTTGAGTATCCGCGACCTGTCGGTGGCCTTCCGCACCAACGGATCCGACGTCACCGCCGTCAACGGTGTCAGCCTCGACGTACCGCAGGGCCACACCGTCGCCGTGGTCGGCGAGTCCGGCTCCGGAAAGTCCACGACGGCCGCCGCCGTCAACCGGCTGCTGCCCGCCAACGGGCGCATCACCTCCGGCCAGGTCCTGTTCAAGGGCGAGGACCTCGCCGACCTGAGCGAACGCCGGATGAGGGCCATCCGGGGCGCCGGGATCGGGCTCGTCCCACAGGACCCCATGTCCAACCTCAACCCGCTGCTGCGCGTCGGCGACCAGGTCGCCGAGGCGCTTGAGGTCCACGACCGCGCGCACGGCAGGACCGCCCACGCCCGCGCCGTCGAACTGCTCGACAGCGTCGGCATCCCCGATGCGGAGCGGCGCGCTCGCCAGTACCCGCACGAGTTCTCCGGCGGTATGCGGCAGCGCGTCCTCATCGCCATGGGGCTGGCCTGCGAACCCAGCCTGCTGATCGCCGACGAACCGACCTCCGCCCTGGACGTCACGCTCCAGCGCCGCATCCTCGACCAGCTGGACACCCTCACCACGAACCTGGGCACCAGCGTCCTGCTCATCACCCACGACCTGGCCCTGGCGGCCGAACGCGCCGACACCGTCGCCGTCATGTACCACGGCGAGATCGTGGAATCCGGTGGCGCGCAGGACATCCTGGCCGACCCGCAACACGAGTACACCCGCAGGCTGCTGGCCGCCGCACCCAGCCTCACCTCCGCGACCACCGTCGCCGGGCCCCTGGAACCCGAAGCCCGTCCCGACGCCACCGATCTCATCACCGTGGACAAGCTCACCAAACGGTTCCCGATCCGGGCCTCGGGCTCTAGCTCCGAGTTCACCGCCGTCGACGAGGTCGGCTTCACCATCCCGCGCGGCCACACCGTGTCCATCGTGGGGGAATCGGGCTCCGGCAAGTCCACCACCGCCAACCTGATTCTCGGACTGGAGAAGCCGAGCTCCGGCAGCATCGCCTTCGAAGGCGCCGACATCACCACGATGAACCAGAAGGAGACGTTCGCGCTGCGCCGCCGCGTCCAGCCGGTGTTCCAGAACCCTTACGCGTCACTCGATCCCCGATACACCGTCGAACAGTCCATCGCCGAGCCGCTGCGGGTTCACCGCGTCGGCGACAAGAAATCGCGCCACGACACCGTTGTCAAGCTCCTCGACCAGGTGGCGTTGCCGTCCACGATGGCCGAACGGCTCCCCCACGAACTGTCCGGCGGCCAGCGCCAGCGGGTGGCGATCGCCCGCGCCATCGCGCTGTCGCCCGACCTCGTCGTCCTCGACGAGGCGGTGTCGGCGCTGGACGTGCTCGTGCAGGCCCAGATCCTGGAGCTGCTGTCCGAACTGCAACGCGAACTGGGGCTCAGTTACCTGTTCATCAGCCACGACCTGGCGGTGGTGCGGCTGATCTCCCACGCCGTGCACGTCATGCGCGACGGCAGGATCGTCGAAAGCGGGACACCGCAGGCGATCTTCGCCAACCCGCAGGACGACTACACCCGCGAACTGCTCGCCGCCATCCCCGGAGCGGGCCTGGCCACGTAG
- a CDS encoding sialidase family protein encodes MPSVSTPVPLGSARPARRWRLVLLLAVLLAGSVLVGVGGADAQPTDAPRSEDTVAAAERQLLRDGVGLYPRAVRLEHNGDANGRVVAGVVSFVGNGDGIGAIYESTDDGATFAEVGQVADPDAAGGQGLCCATLFELPRQVGDMRAGTLLWAASVGADEPDRRMSLRIWRSDDLGRTWSHLSACATAPDAKGLWEPEFSVAADGALVCHYADETDPAHSQKLMHARSADGVTWTDHSPTVASTLASDRPGMPVVRQLPNGTYFMSFEICAPDGQFACVTHYRTSADGWDWGDPAHLGFQPETADGKYFKHAPTITWKADPDSPNGARLFLIGQILFNADGSVAAENGAAVLTNSQGGSGPWELIPSPVAVNAPSNNYCPNYSSTLLPTGDGNALFGIATDYENDVCKPFYGTSAP; translated from the coding sequence ATGCCGTCCGTGTCAACCCCAGTCCCGCTCGGCTCAGCGCGCCCGGCGCGTCGATGGCGGCTGGTGCTGCTGCTGGCGGTGCTGCTCGCCGGTTCGGTGCTCGTCGGCGTCGGCGGTGCGGACGCCCAGCCGACCGACGCACCGCGATCCGAGGACACGGTCGCCGCTGCCGAGCGGCAGTTGCTGCGCGACGGCGTCGGCCTGTATCCCCGCGCGGTTCGCCTGGAGCACAACGGGGACGCCAACGGTCGCGTCGTCGCCGGGGTCGTCAGTTTCGTCGGCAACGGTGACGGCATCGGCGCGATCTACGAGAGCACCGACGACGGCGCGACGTTCGCCGAGGTCGGTCAGGTCGCCGATCCCGACGCCGCCGGGGGCCAGGGTTTGTGTTGCGCGACGCTGTTCGAGCTGCCGCGCCAGGTCGGTGACATGCGCGCCGGGACGCTGTTGTGGGCGGCCTCGGTCGGTGCCGACGAGCCCGACCGTCGCATGTCGCTGCGGATCTGGCGCAGCGACGATCTGGGCCGGACCTGGTCGCACCTGTCGGCCTGCGCCACCGCGCCCGATGCCAAGGGGCTGTGGGAACCGGAGTTCTCGGTGGCCGCCGACGGGGCCCTGGTGTGCCACTACGCCGACGAGACCGATCCGGCCCACAGCCAGAAGTTGATGCACGCGCGCTCGGCCGACGGCGTCACCTGGACCGACCACAGCCCGACGGTCGCCAGCACTCTGGCCTCCGACCGGCCCGGGATGCCGGTGGTGCGGCAGCTGCCGAACGGTACGTACTTCATGAGTTTCGAGATCTGCGCGCCCGACGGCCAGTTCGCCTGCGTCACGCATTACCGCACGTCCGCCGACGGCTGGGACTGGGGCGATCCGGCCCATTTGGGTTTCCAGCCCGAAACCGCCGACGGGAAATACTTCAAACACGCCCCCACGATCACGTGGAAGGCCGATCCCGACAGTCCGAATGGGGCACGGCTGTTCCTGATCGGGCAGATCCTGTTCAACGCCGACGGATCCGTGGCCGCCGAGAACGGTGCCGCGGTGCTCACCAATTCACAGGGCGGTTCGGGACCGTGGGAATTGATTCCGTCACCGGTAGCGGTCAACGCCCCCTCCAACAACTACTGCCCCAACTACAGTTCCACGCTGCTGCCCACTGGGGACGGAAACGCGCTGTTCGGCATCGCCACCGATTACGAGAATGACGTCTGCAAACCCTTCTACGGCACCAGCGCGCCCTGA
- a CDS encoding ABC transporter substrate-binding protein: protein MRTRTVLTVVAAALALSACGTSDPGSESADGGKTRTIEHAMGSTEIPVKPKKVVVLDTDKIDTVMSLGVKPIAAARPDEAELPKYLGDLSDVKVVGTLTAPDTEAIDKLNPDLILGTKFRQEEFYDELSEIAPTVFTEAVGTTWKENFLLDGDAIGKRDKAKDLLDEYETRAKDFGEKLGDASKTTVSIIRFMPDHIRMYGPDSFSGIVVGDTGLARPELQQLKDAKDKRFAELSSEKLDEADADVLFYCAYGEAAAKAQAESTGGSLWKKMSVVKDGNDHEVDDEIWMTGIGVTAANLILDDLEKHVKS, encoded by the coding sequence ATGCGCACGCGAACCGTATTGACCGTCGTGGCCGCGGCCCTGGCGCTGTCGGCTTGCGGCACCAGCGACCCGGGATCGGAGTCGGCCGACGGCGGCAAGACCCGCACCATCGAACACGCCATGGGCTCCACCGAGATCCCCGTGAAACCCAAGAAGGTCGTCGTCCTGGACACCGACAAGATCGACACGGTGATGAGCCTGGGCGTGAAGCCGATCGCCGCCGCCCGCCCCGACGAGGCCGAGCTGCCGAAGTACCTGGGCGACCTGTCCGACGTCAAGGTGGTGGGGACGCTGACCGCCCCCGACACCGAGGCCATCGACAAACTCAACCCCGACCTGATCCTGGGCACCAAGTTCCGGCAGGAGGAGTTCTACGACGAGCTGTCCGAGATCGCGCCCACCGTGTTCACCGAGGCCGTCGGCACCACCTGGAAGGAGAACTTCCTGCTGGACGGCGACGCGATCGGCAAGAGGGACAAGGCCAAGGACCTGCTCGACGAGTACGAGACCCGCGCCAAGGACTTCGGCGAGAAACTGGGCGACGCGTCCAAGACCACCGTCAGCATCATCCGGTTCATGCCCGACCACATCCGCATGTACGGTCCGGACTCGTTCTCCGGCATCGTCGTGGGCGACACCGGCCTGGCCCGCCCGGAACTCCAGCAGCTCAAGGACGCCAAGGACAAGCGCTTCGCCGAGCTGTCGTCCGAGAAGCTCGACGAGGCCGACGCCGACGTGCTGTTCTACTGTGCCTACGGTGAAGCCGCCGCCAAGGCCCAGGCGGAGTCCACCGGTGGTTCACTGTGGAAGAAGATGTCGGTCGTCAAGGACGGCAACGACCACGAGGTCGACGACGAGATCTGGATGACCGGAATCGGTGTCACCGCGGCGAACCTGATCCTGGACGACCTGGAGAAGCACGTCAAGTCCTGA
- a CDS encoding MarR family winged helix-turn-helix transcriptional regulator, translated as MSTGPRQPRSDDRAALVERLTNAGRRTSDAAVMFHTALSQHLGIGVSDWKILGLLDQHGPLSAGELSRHSGLAPASITGAVDRLVKRGYVKRLKAEGDARRVLVALDSQLLQGVETQFAAYFRRLTELLERYDDDQLALLAEFLDTNATLMSEATAEISQDH; from the coding sequence ATGTCAACCGGCCCGCGCCAGCCGAGGTCCGACGACCGCGCCGCACTGGTGGAACGCCTGACCAACGCCGGACGCCGCACCAGCGACGCCGCCGTCATGTTCCACACCGCGCTGAGTCAGCACCTCGGCATCGGCGTCTCCGACTGGAAGATCCTCGGGCTGCTCGACCAGCACGGACCCCTGAGCGCCGGTGAGCTGTCCCGGCACTCCGGGCTGGCCCCCGCGTCCATCACCGGGGCCGTCGATCGCTTGGTCAAGCGGGGATACGTCAAGCGGCTCAAGGCCGAAGGCGACGCGCGCCGCGTGCTGGTCGCGCTCGACTCGCAGCTGCTGCAAGGCGTCGAGACCCAGTTCGCGGCTTACTTCCGGCGGCTGACCGAACTGCTGGAACGCTACGACGACGACCAACTCGCCCTCCTCGCCGAGTTCCTGGACACCAACGCCACCCTCATGTCCGAGGCGACCGCCGAGATCAGTCAAGACCACTGA
- a CDS encoding FAD-dependent monooxygenase, translated as MRVIIIGSGIGGPIAAVALRKAGIESVVYEAHDGPGVGIGAFLGLAPNGLSVLDTLGLLDAVRATPGAHVSHLTEFLDSAGRRLGQLSDGSDQLEPRLRSLGVRRGELQAALAEAARAHGAHIEYGKRFVDCDDTGSAVIARFADGSTAEADVLIGADGLHSRVRAAIDPAAPTPRYSGMLGVGGWTSSRSVEPTPPSTGRMVFGRRGFFLYQSAPDGDVYWGVNFPHPELDRAAIAERGAATWKRELLDRYADDMPDLARILADSDTDWFLPFGLYDLADLPHWTRGRIGLIGDAAHAVPNSSGQGASMAIEDGIVLAKCLRDIPNPEEALRAFVASRRGRVDRIITEGRRRGKLKTLTNPVAVTLRDMAMRAVLWRLAKNSGHSWIFDHRVDFDAPVRT; from the coding sequence ATGCGGGTCATCATCATCGGTTCGGGCATCGGCGGTCCCATCGCCGCCGTCGCCCTGCGCAAGGCCGGGATCGAGTCGGTCGTCTACGAAGCCCACGACGGGCCCGGCGTCGGCATCGGCGCCTTCCTCGGACTGGCCCCCAACGGCCTGTCGGTACTGGACACCCTCGGACTGCTCGACGCGGTGCGCGCCACGCCAGGCGCCCACGTCAGCCACCTGACCGAGTTCCTCGACAGCGCCGGACGACGCCTGGGCCAGCTCAGCGACGGCTCCGACCAGCTGGAACCCCGACTGCGCAGCCTCGGCGTGCGCCGGGGCGAACTGCAGGCGGCGCTGGCCGAGGCGGCCCGGGCACACGGCGCGCACATCGAGTACGGCAAGCGGTTCGTCGACTGCGACGACACCGGCTCCGCGGTGATCGCCAGGTTCGCCGACGGCAGCACCGCCGAAGCCGACGTCCTCATCGGAGCCGACGGCCTGCACTCGCGGGTTCGGGCAGCCATCGACCCGGCCGCGCCCACACCCCGTTACTCGGGCATGCTCGGCGTCGGCGGCTGGACCTCCTCGCGATCGGTCGAGCCGACGCCGCCGTCCACCGGGCGGATGGTGTTCGGCAGACGCGGTTTCTTCCTGTACCAGTCGGCCCCCGACGGCGACGTCTACTGGGGAGTGAACTTTCCGCATCCCGAGCTCGACCGCGCGGCCATCGCCGAGCGTGGGGCCGCGACCTGGAAGCGGGAGCTCCTCGACCGCTACGCCGACGACATGCCGGACCTGGCGCGCATCCTGGCCGACAGCGACACCGACTGGTTCCTGCCGTTCGGCCTGTACGACCTCGCCGACCTGCCGCACTGGACCAGGGGCAGGATCGGCCTGATCGGGGACGCCGCCCACGCCGTGCCCAACTCCAGCGGCCAGGGCGCGTCCATGGCCATTGAGGACGGCATCGTCCTGGCCAAGTGCCTGCGGGACATACCGAATCCCGAAGAGGCGCTGCGCGCCTTCGTCGCCTCCCGGCGCGGCCGGGTGGACAGGATCATCACCGAAGGACGCCGACGCGGCAAGCTGAAGACCCTCACCAACCCCGTCGCGGTCACGCTGCGGGATATGGCGATGCGAGCCGTGCTGTGGCGACTGGCCAAGAACAGCGGCCACTCGTGGATCTTCGACCACCGCGTCGACTTCGACGCCCCTGTCAGGACTTGA
- a CDS encoding twin-arginine translocation signal domain-containing protein, translating to MPPPPISRRGVLGLSAAAVVAATTTAITVHSASADNAKETKDVHPMVIECLADLNARK from the coding sequence ATGCCCCCACCACCCATTTCCCGTCGCGGCGTGCTCGGTCTTTCGGCCGCGGCGGTCGTCGCCGCCACCACGACGGCGATAACCGTCCACTCCGCTTCAGCCGACAACGCCAAGGAGACCAAGGACGTGCATCCCATGGTCATCGAATGCCTGGCCGACCTGAATGCGAGGAAGTAA
- a CDS encoding DUF6221 family protein: protein MTQLVDFIKARLNEDETWALAASRPPDGLGTQSTDATPDPVPGGVHWQWRHGNEYLSFKVPPSPEPGCVTGPGEVCWLSTVEQFPVPGGYDGETSPGLYSNGILEMDLEAAVHIARHDPAKTIRDVRAERRMLQRCIQVVDGSTKLNSPEVKLALYVIRMMALKHSRHADYQKEWRP from the coding sequence TTGACTCAGCTCGTCGATTTCATCAAGGCCCGGCTCAACGAGGACGAGACGTGGGCGCTGGCCGCGTCTCGGCCGCCCGACGGTCTCGGTACCCAAAGCACCGACGCCACCCCCGACCCGGTTCCGGGTGGGGTGCACTGGCAATGGCGGCATGGCAACGAGTACCTCAGTTTCAAAGTGCCGCCCTCGCCGGAACCCGGATGCGTCACCGGGCCCGGCGAGGTGTGCTGGTTGTCGACTGTAGAACAGTTCCCGGTTCCGGGGGGTTACGACGGTGAGACCAGCCCGGGGCTGTACAGCAACGGCATCCTGGAGATGGATCTGGAAGCCGCGGTACACATCGCGCGTCACGACCCGGCCAAGACGATCCGGGACGTGCGCGCCGAACGCCGGATGCTGCAACGCTGCATCCAGGTCGTCGACGGATCCACCAAGCTCAACTCTCCCGAGGTCAAGCTGGCCTTGTACGTGATCCGGATGATGGCGCTCAAGCACTCCCGCCACGCCGACTACCAGAAGGAGTGGCGCCCCTAG
- a CDS encoding FecCD family ABC transporter permease, which translates to MSHDVVRLPGRFSLRVGPVSLVVRRRSAVTAGALLLVLLGAITLSVCVGDTYVTFADAVTAMATGGTGHERLINVLRLPRVVLAVAAGVAFGLAGALIQSVARNPLASPDVIGVSQGAGLAATIALTTGAGFGLLLPVSLVGGLAAAALVLYLGAKHGLAAHRFVLAGIAVAVILKSLIQIVMLAAPAIDAQRAQIWLVGTFAGRGYFEAAVIGIAVAVCLPVLVWAGKAADTTALDDDTARGLGVRVTARRTLLAVLGVVLAAVATASVGAVDFVALVAPQLARRLTGTERPPLWCAALTGAVLTVTADWLGRNVFGSYDVPAGVLTAALGGPFLIYLLIRRRRSS; encoded by the coding sequence ATGAGTCACGACGTCGTGCGGCTGCCCGGCCGCTTCAGCCTGCGCGTCGGGCCGGTGAGCCTGGTGGTGCGCCGCCGTTCCGCCGTCACCGCCGGGGCACTGCTGCTGGTCCTGTTGGGCGCCATCACATTGAGCGTGTGCGTCGGCGACACCTACGTCACCTTCGCCGACGCCGTCACCGCCATGGCCACCGGCGGCACCGGGCACGAACGGCTCATCAACGTGCTGCGGCTGCCCCGGGTGGTGCTCGCGGTGGCCGCCGGGGTCGCCTTCGGGCTGGCCGGGGCGCTGATCCAGTCGGTGGCCCGCAACCCGTTGGCCAGCCCGGACGTCATCGGTGTCAGCCAGGGCGCGGGCCTGGCCGCCACGATCGCGCTCACCACCGGTGCCGGGTTCGGACTGCTGCTGCCGGTGAGCCTGGTCGGGGGACTGGCCGCCGCCGCGCTGGTGCTGTACCTGGGCGCCAAACACGGCCTGGCCGCGCACCGGTTCGTGCTGGCGGGCATCGCGGTGGCCGTCATCCTCAAGTCCCTCATCCAGATCGTCATGCTCGCCGCTCCCGCCATCGACGCGCAACGCGCCCAGATCTGGCTGGTGGGCACCTTCGCCGGACGCGGCTACTTCGAGGCCGCCGTCATCGGCATCGCCGTGGCGGTGTGCCTGCCGGTGCTGGTGTGGGCGGGCAAAGCCGCCGACACCACCGCCCTGGACGACGACACCGCCCGCGGCCTGGGGGTGCGCGTCACCGCCCGGCGCACCCTGCTGGCCGTGCTGGGAGTCGTGCTGGCCGCCGTGGCCACCGCCAGCGTCGGGGCCGTCGACTTCGTCGCGCTGGTCGCCCCGCAACTGGCGCGACGGCTCACCGGCACCGAACGTCCGCCACTGTGGTGCGCCGCGCTGACCGGGGCGGTGCTGACGGTGACCGCCGACTGGCTGGGCCGCAACGTCTTCGGCAGCTACGACGTGCCCGCCGGGGTCCTCACCGCCGCCCTGGGCGGACCGTTCCTCATCTACCTGCTCATTCGCCGCCGGAGGAGTTCATGA
- a CDS encoding threonine ammonia-lyase: MDIDLARIEQAAATIDPVFLNTPQYVDDRLSEALRRTVTVKLETANPIRSFKGRGADFLLRHLEPRGKVVCASAGNFGQAMAYCGRSHGIPVEVFVAASINPDKRARMEALGATVTVAGPDGASARAAAEDYASRNPGVRCLQDGREVRVAEGAGTIGRELAAIDDLEAVVVPVGDGALINGIGTWFKAKRPNVRVIGVNAKGAASMRESLRAGRAVSVPEVDTFADGISIQTPFDVAVRRAREVVDEILLVDDEQIGAAMTLAARTLGVLLEPAAAAGLAAIAAGDVAQRRVATVLTGANPRPEQVRALAAELAR, encoded by the coding sequence ATGGACATCGATCTGGCCCGCATCGAACAGGCCGCCGCCACCATCGACCCGGTATTCCTCAACACTCCACAGTATGTCGACGACCGGCTCAGTGAGGCGCTGCGGCGCACCGTCACCGTCAAACTCGAGACCGCCAACCCGATCCGCAGTTTCAAGGGCCGGGGCGCCGATTTTCTGCTGCGCCACCTGGAACCCCGCGGCAAGGTCGTGTGCGCCTCGGCGGGCAACTTCGGGCAGGCGATGGCGTACTGCGGACGCAGCCACGGCATCCCCGTCGAGGTGTTCGTCGCCGCATCCATCAACCCGGACAAGCGCGCCCGTATGGAAGCCCTGGGCGCCACGGTGACCGTGGCCGGGCCCGACGGTGCCTCGGCGCGGGCCGCCGCCGAGGACTACGCCAGCCGCAACCCGGGTGTCCGCTGCCTGCAGGACGGTCGCGAGGTGCGGGTGGCCGAGGGAGCGGGCACGATCGGCCGGGAACTGGCCGCGATCGACGACCTCGAAGCCGTCGTGGTGCCGGTCGGCGACGGCGCCCTCATCAACGGGATCGGCACCTGGTTCAAGGCCAAGCGGCCGAACGTTCGCGTCATCGGCGTCAACGCCAAGGGCGCGGCCAGCATGCGCGAAAGCCTGCGGGCGGGCCGCGCGGTGAGTGTGCCCGAAGTGGACACTTTCGCCGACGGGATCAGCATCCAGACGCCCTTCGACGTGGCGGTGCGGCGGGCCCGCGAGGTCGTCGACGAGATCCTGCTGGTCGACGACGAGCAGATCGGCGCGGCCATGACGCTGGCCGCCCGCACACTCGGGGTGCTGCTGGAACCGGCGGCCGCCGCCGGGCTGGCCGCCATCGCCGCCGGGGACGTCGCGCAGCGGCGGGTGGCCACCGTGCTCACCGGCGCCAACCCGCGTCCGGAACAGGTGCGCGCTCTCGCGGCGGAACTGGCGCGGTGA
- a CDS encoding effector-associated constant component EACC1, with translation MVEVSVDVAADAAVRDDIVAWITRFPQAAELNLEYTDDTVTATLRSPPQLATLVMTLAMFLRAKPTAQRPVVTVTAANGESLEVTTSPDPHKIRQAYIAMDKEPPPPALTSAVSGDIIDAEIADEPQPDIHQNSTRSAIDD, from the coding sequence ATGGTTGAAGTCTCCGTCGACGTCGCCGCGGACGCGGCGGTTCGCGACGACATCGTCGCCTGGATCACCCGGTTCCCGCAGGCCGCCGAACTGAATCTCGAATACACCGACGACACGGTGACCGCGACCCTGCGCAGCCCACCGCAGCTGGCGACCCTGGTGATGACTCTGGCGATGTTCCTGCGCGCCAAGCCCACCGCGCAACGACCGGTCGTGACCGTCACCGCCGCCAACGGCGAGTCGCTGGAAGTCACCACCAGTCCCGATCCCCACAAGATCCGGCAGGCCTACATCGCCATGGACAAGGAACCGCCCCCGCCCGCGCTGACGTCCGCCGTCTCCGGCGACATCATCGACGCCGAGATCGCCGACGAACCGCAACCCGACATCCATCAGAACTCCACAAGATCCGCCATCGACGATTGA
- a CDS encoding peptidoglycan recognition protein family protein, which produces MATIPWLVEVLRADGVEVVEEGDWQNHMRPGEFAPIGVLWHHTAGPPSSAENPAPSLGTVINGRPDLPGPLAQALVDFNGVFHVISAGRSNHAGKSGGSGPIPAGDGNALMVGWEIDYDGVNQQMSPAQYQASLKATAAVLRRLGTDAEHARGHKETSTTGKIDPSFVDLAAMRAEVAKLI; this is translated from the coding sequence ATGGCAACCATTCCATGGCTCGTCGAGGTACTGCGGGCCGACGGCGTCGAGGTCGTCGAGGAAGGTGACTGGCAGAACCACATGCGGCCCGGGGAGTTCGCTCCCATCGGGGTGCTGTGGCACCACACCGCCGGTCCGCCCAGCAGCGCCGAGAACCCGGCACCGTCGCTGGGCACGGTGATCAACGGCCGCCCCGACCTGCCCGGCCCGCTGGCGCAGGCGCTGGTCGACTTCAACGGCGTCTTCCACGTCATCTCCGCCGGACGCTCCAACCACGCGGGCAAATCCGGTGGCAGCGGCCCGATCCCGGCCGGTGACGGCAACGCCCTGATGGTGGGCTGGGAGATCGACTACGACGGTGTGAACCAGCAGATGTCGCCCGCGCAGTACCAGGCTTCCCTGAAGGCCACCGCGGCCGTCCTGCGTCGACTCGGCACCGACGCAGAACACGCCCGCGGCCACAAGGAGACCAGTACGACCGGCAAGATCGACCCGTCCTTCGTCGATCTCGCGGCGATGCGCGCCGAAGTCGCCAAGTTGATCTAG
- a CDS encoding DMT family transporter: MNRSVSGDRALLTGILGAALISTSAVLVKLADLPATTTAALRTGYAVPVLALLAVIAWRRRPLPRDPRQRAWCLVAGVLFAGATLMQNLAVALIGAGIATVICNLQVLVVAVGAWWCFAERPPRRLLLALPPALLGVVMVSGMLGGQATGTDPSLGVLAGLANSLCYGAFLMVMRHAQRFGAAQPVAALRDVTAVAFAVSLLTVLAAGDGGMAPSWPAHGWMLLLALGPQVFGWLLITTNLPRLPLAVSGLLLLLQPMLTMGLAMVLLGENPSIVQLIGCVLLMTAVGFGAGTIVLPRPKGRQWLKSPSTSPRTRRFATTSSPGSPGSRRPPN; this comes from the coding sequence GTGAACCGGTCCGTCTCGGGCGACAGGGCCCTGCTCACCGGAATCCTCGGTGCGGCACTGATCTCGACCTCGGCGGTGCTGGTGAAGCTGGCCGACCTGCCCGCCACCACCACTGCGGCGTTGCGCACCGGGTACGCGGTGCCGGTGCTGGCGCTGTTGGCCGTCATCGCCTGGCGCCGACGGCCGCTGCCGCGCGACCCGCGCCAGCGGGCCTGGTGCCTGGTGGCCGGAGTGCTGTTCGCCGGTGCCACCCTGATGCAGAACCTGGCGGTGGCCCTGATCGGCGCCGGGATCGCCACCGTGATCTGCAATCTGCAGGTCCTGGTGGTCGCCGTGGGCGCGTGGTGGTGTTTCGCGGAACGACCGCCGCGACGGCTGCTGCTGGCCCTGCCTCCGGCGCTGCTGGGCGTCGTGATGGTCTCGGGAATGCTCGGCGGCCAGGCCACCGGCACCGACCCGAGCCTGGGTGTGTTGGCGGGGCTGGCCAACTCACTGTGTTACGGCGCGTTCCTCATGGTCATGCGGCACGCGCAGCGTTTCGGTGCGGCGCAACCGGTCGCGGCGCTGCGCGACGTGACCGCCGTGGCCTTCGCGGTGTCACTGCTGACGGTGCTGGCCGCCGGGGACGGCGGGATGGCACCCAGCTGGCCCGCGCACGGCTGGATGCTGCTGCTGGCACTGGGGCCGCAGGTGTTCGGCTGGCTGCTGATCACGACGAACCTGCCCCGGCTGCCGCTGGCGGTGTCGGGCCTGCTGCTGTTGCTGCAACCGATGCTCACCATGGGACTGGCGATGGTCCTCTTGGGAGAGAATCCGTCCATTGTGCAGCTGATCGGCTGTGTACTGCTGATGACGGCGGTGGGCTTCGGCGCCGGAACGATAGTGTTGCCACGACCGAAAGGACGGCAATGGTTGAAGTCTCCGTCGACGTCGCCGCGGACGCGGCGGTTCGCGACGACATCGTCGCCTGGATCACCCGGTTCCCGCAGGCCGCCGAACTGA